In the Candidatus Abyssobacteria bacterium SURF_5 genome, CGGAAACGGCCTGCGGCCGGATATCTGGAAAGAGTTCAAGCGCCGCTTCAACATCTCGAAAGTTTACGAGATCTATGGCGCGGCCGAATCGAACCTTTTCTTTATCAACATGCTGAACTTCGACTGCACGGTCGGAACCTGTGTCATGCCCTTTGCCATTGTGAAGTATGATGTGGATGTGGACGAGCCGGCGCGCGATCACAACGGATTCATGCAAGAGGTGGCGAAGGGAGAATCGGGGCTTTTACTCGGCAAAATAACGGAGTTTTCACCGTTTGCCGGTTATACGAGCAAGGATGCGACCGAGGCCAAGATATTCCGGGATGTTTTTGAAAGGGGAGATGTCTGGTTCAATACGGGAGATATGGTGCGGAATATCGGCTTTAAGCACATTCAATTTGTCGACCGGCTGGGAGATACGTTCCGTTGGAAGGGAGAGAATGTGTCCACCACCGAAGTCGAGAAAATCGCTGACACATTTCCTCATATCGCCATGTCATCGTGCTACGGGGTCGCCATGCCGGGCGGCGACGGCCGCGCCGGCATGCTGGCCCTCATCCCGCGAACCGAAGTGGAGTCGTTCGATTTCGAACGACTGGCGGTGCATTTCCGCAAAGCTTTGCCGGCCTATGCCGTTCCACTTTTCCTGCGCTTCAAAACCGACTTCGAATATACGCCGACACACAAAATAAAAAAGGTGGACGCCAAGAAAGAAGGATTCGATCCCGAAAGAATAAGTGACCCGCTCTATGTGCTGCTCCCGGGCTCGCATGCTTTTCAGCCGCTGACGAAGCAAATCCATGAGGAAATTGCTCAGGGCAGATATAAGTTCTGATCAACGGCGGGAACGACTAGATAAATGAACAGATGAAAACTGCGAAGACCGCAACACACGGTCCCCAACTCAGGGTTCGGCTGCCAAAGGAAGTTTGCTTGTGGAAGTGGCGGCGAGAAGGCAAAACCATTCCCATTGCAATGGAAACCGCCACGGCCCTTCCGGCATGCTCGCCGCTGAAAAGCGAGAAAGCAAGGGCGGTCGCGAGCAGAGCCAGTGTTACCACATACGCGGCATCCTGACGTTTATTCATCCCGAATGCAAGAAGGAGCAGTCCGATGCTCACCAGCCCGAGCATAAACTGAGAGACGCTCAGCAACGGCAGGGGAATGTTGCTGTGCAGGACCCCTAGAGGTCCCTCAAGAGTAGGAACAGCACTGAAGAAGAGAAGGAACCCGCCAAAAACAATTAACAAAATGTTGCTGGCATACCGCCTCGTCAACGATGTGGACAGGACATCACGCAAGACAAATGGACGCACTGGCGCGGGTATTCCAGACGGTGACGGAATCGGCAGGCGCGCTCCCTGCAAACGACCGGCCGCAACCGCACATCCCTTCAGCAGCTTGGTCGAGGCCGTATGCTGAATCCATCTAATCTGCTCCCTTTTCCGATAAACCTCCTGAGTGGCAAGCACCGCAACGCCAAGGCTGAGAGGAAGCACATAATAAATGATCCGATAAATTACCAAAGCCTCTGCTACGGTCGAACCTTCCAGGAATGGAGACAGGAAAACGAGCATGATCGATTCGAAAACTCCAAGGCCGCCAGGCACCTGACTCAATAGCCCCGCCTCCTGAGAAACAACAAATATCGCCAAGAACGCGAAAAACGTTAGTCCCTCAGCACGAGGCAGAAGCAGGTAGAGGATTGCGGCGGCTGTGCTCCAGTTCAGCAGAGAGAAAAGTAATTGCGCGACCGACAGCCGAAGCGGCGGCAGATCAAGCTCCCGTCCGAAAATGCTGAAACATCGCTTCCTTCCTCCGCTCAGCGCCACGTATGTTACCGGCAGCAAAATCAAGACCATTCCCAGCGGCCGAAGGTATTGGAAGGGAAACGGTACCAGACTGGCAAGTATCTCGGGATTGATCAGGAGGATCAAGCCGGCTAAAGCGAAAAGCCCCAACGCCGAACTGACAAGGCAGAAAAAAGCAATTTTGGCTATCTCGATAGTAGATAAGCCCCATCCCGAATAAAGCCGATATCGCATAGAGTTTCCCGCAATGAAGGAGCAGCCCAAATTGTTGCTCATCGCGAACGCAAGAAATGAGGCCATCAAGGTCTTCAGCCGGGACACCGAACGCTCGAGATACCGCAGCGCCAGGAAATCATATGCCATTACTCCGCCGACGCTTAAGACGGCAACTCCCAAAGCTGACAAAATTCGAGCGACCGGGAAAGCCGCCAGATTGTTGATTATCTCCATAAGGCTATAAGACGCCAGCTCATGCCGCAGCACCGAAACAGCCGCCGCAAATATAACCAGGCTTGCTATAGCCCCTGCGCCCCGGAGTATGTTCTTTTGA is a window encoding:
- a CDS encoding long-chain-acyl-CoA synthetase encodes the protein MEPETGCKSKVILCRRPEDEAAPHGFINLADAMKDSPAENPPTTASVKSADTLAYVFTSGTTGGMPKAAVITHRRVISGMYFNGKIVLNIQPHDTMYVPLPFFHTNALALSWPCVFVNGAALAIRSKFSASRFWDDVRKFNVTIFCYVGECCRYLFNQPPKADDRRHSLRTIIGNGLRPDIWKEFKRRFNISKVYEIYGAAESNLFFINMLNFDCTVGTCVMPFAIVKYDVDVDEPARDHNGFMQEVAKGESGLLLGKITEFSPFAGYTSKDATEAKIFRDVFERGDVWFNTGDMVRNIGFKHIQFVDRLGDTFRWKGENVSTTEVEKIADTFPHIAMSSCYGVAMPGGDGRAGMLALIPRTEVESFDFERLAVHFRKALPAYAVPLFLRFKTDFEYTPTHKIKKVDAKKEGFDPERISDPLYVLLPGSHAFQPLTKQIHEEIAQGRYKF
- a CDS encoding lysylphosphatidylglycerol synthetase family protein, which encodes MSVQKNILRGAGAIASLVIFAAAVSVLRHELASYSLMEIINNLAAFPVARILSALGVAVLSVGGVMAYDFLALRYLERSVSRLKTLMASFLAFAMSNNLGCSFIAGNSMRYRLYSGWGLSTIEIAKIAFFCLVSSALGLFALAGLILLINPEILASLVPFPFQYLRPLGMVLILLPVTYVALSGGRKRCFSIFGRELDLPPLRLSVAQLLFSLLNWSTAAAILYLLLPRAEGLTFFAFLAIFVVSQEAGLLSQVPGGLGVFESIMLVFLSPFLEGSTVAEALVIYRIIYYVLPLSLGVAVLATQEVYRKREQIRWIQHTASTKLLKGCAVAAGRLQGARLPIPSPSGIPAPVRPFVLRDVLSTSLTRRYASNILLIVFGGFLLFFSAVPTLEGPLGVLHSNIPLPLLSVSQFMLGLVSIGLLLLAFGMNKRQDAAYVVTLALLATALAFSLFSGEHAGRAVAVSIAMGMVLPSRRHFHKQTSFGSRTLSWGPCVAVFAVFICSFI